In Chryseobacterium salivictor, the DNA window ACGGAAACAAATCCCAGAATGCAAGACAGAATGCACTTTCCAACTTCAAGTCCGGAAAAACCAGGATCCTGGTGGCAACAGATATTGCAGCCAGAGGAATCGATATCGATGAACTGAAATATGTCGTTAACTTCGAATTGTCCGACGTTTCTGAAACCTATGTTCACCGTATCGGAAGAACCGGAAGAGCCGGTGCAGAAGGAAGTTCGATTTCTTTTGTTGATGGGTTGGATCTTGTCAATTTAAAGAATACAGAGAAACTGATCGGTAAGAAAATTCCGGTTGAGAAGGAGCATCCTTTCCATACTGAGAATTTGGTTGCTGAGAAAAGAGATTCTAACAACAAACCATTTAGACCAAGACCACCCCAAGGAAATTCTGCGAGCGGTCACAGTAAAAAGCCGAATAATAAAAGTAATTTCACGAGAAACAGATAGTTTTTTTCATCCCGTTTTAATAATGGGACTGAGCAAAACGAAGAAAGTGTCTCAATACTCCAACTAACCCTCAGAGATTCTAATATTTGAACCCTATGCTCGAACAGGAGTCCGTGAGAAAACCATAAAAAAAGCCGTTTCATATAGTTATGAGACGGCTTCTTTTATTTGGGCTTCTTTTCAGGATTTTGTGGGGTATTAAAAACCGAATAAACAACAACTTTTTGTTCTTCAATTTCAAAAATGATCAGATATGGGAACTTTCGAATGTAGGCTTCACGATAACTTTTATACTTACCTTCGAAGTGTTTGGGGCTTTCACAAATTCTTTCAAAATATTGATCCAGTTCTTTCAAAAATTTCTCGCCCAATCCAAACTTTTTGCTTTCGTAATACAAATAAGCATCAATAATCTCTAAATCTGCTTCTTCTACAATTTCCAGTTCGTAAATCATTTTACGGCTGCTCTTGCTTTGGTTTTTACTTCTTCCCAGGTATAGGATTTGGATTCCCCTTTTAAATGTCTTTCTTTCCTGTTGTCCAATTCTTCATAAAAAGAGTCGGGATTCATTGGCGCTGTTTCTTGCTCAGTTAA includes these proteins:
- a CDS encoding type II toxin-antitoxin system RelE/ParE family toxin gives rise to the protein MIYELEIVEEADLEIIDAYLYYESKKFGLGEKFLKELDQYFERICESPKHFEGKYKSYREAYIRKFPYLIIFEIEEQKVVVYSVFNTPQNPEKKPK
- a CDS encoding addiction module family protein — its product is METTLDIRKKIHEFIDHADERILRIINAIILTEQETAPMNPDSFYEELDNRKERHLKGESKSYTWEEVKTKARAAVK